The following nucleotide sequence is from bacterium.
ACTCGAGAACCCGATCGCTCTCCTGCGCGCTGTCCGCGGCGAATCGAGCGCTGCCCGTCTCGAACTCGACGTTCCGCAGCCGGATCCGTCCGTCATCACGGAACCGGAGTGTCTCCACTGCATTGGCCTCGACTTCGAAGGGACCGGCGTACCAGAGCCAGGCGTCAGGGGTCTGCGACGCGCCGCGATACATCAGATCGAAGCGATCTCCGGGAAGAAGCCAATCAATCAGAATGGCTCCGTCCTCGCTCGGCTTCACCTCTCGTGGCTCAGACCTAGCCTCCAGGGGCACGATGAGAAAGCTGTGAGGCGGTTCCCTATCCGCGCGCCCGGGAGCTGCGGCAGATACATCGGGCAGCGCTGTCTGGATTCGCAAAGTGAACGTCGGTGGCCAGCGCAGCGGAATACTCGCCCGGTAGCCCGCCGGAGGCGTGCGGATGACTCCCGCCTCTCGTCCATCGATCAGGAGCATCATATCCGCGTCCGGAGGGAGCGCGAGGACCGCGATGCCCTCGTCATTCACGACCTCCTCGACGGGTCCTGTTTCGTCGGCCACAGCTGAGACGGTCAGACCCCGACCGATCGGGCCCTCGATCGCGATCGATACGGAGACCGTATCTGCCAGAATCAATGAACTCAGGATCACAAGAACTCGGAGCATAGGCGCATTCTGACACACGCCGATCGGTCGCGACTGGACCCCGTATCGCCATAGTGCGTAGACTGAGCCAGCGCGATCGCGCTCGGAGGAAGCAATGCATCGACCACCGTGGTACCGGGGAAGCCTGCCTTTCTCGATCATCCTGATCGCTACCGCGTTCGGCTGTACCTCCAACCCCTACTACGCGTATCGCGCATCACACCCGGACTGGTTCCTGACTCTTCCCAGCGCGGGGACTTCACTAGAAGAGACGATCGCGTCGCTCTATGAGCCAGGACAGGGCCTCTACAACCGGAGTGTTCATCGTCTCGAACTAACCGAGCACAAAAACGGTGCCTGGGAAGAGATCGCAATAGAGGCAGTTGACTACGAGGCGGTGGGGGATCGTGACTTTGGAATCATCGCTCATGTGTTCTGCAACTCCCCGGGAGCTGGAGGCGGAATGAGTGAGACAATCTCGTGGTATCTACTCAAGGCCAATGAACTCGTAGCCTGGAGCCACTATGACTTCGGCGATCGATGCTCGGTCTGGAACGAGTTCCGTCCGGCAGTGGAAGAAGCGATCCCGCTCGAGCACGCGCTAACGGACCGGCAACGGAACTTCTCCAACGTATATCAGTACACGCTCTTCATCTACGGGCAGGGGCTGGCCCTGGCCAGAGTGGGGCGGTTGGAAGATGCCGAACTTGCGCTCGCACGTGGGGATGAATTCCTCGGCATGGCGGACCGAAATCCCGACGGCTACATCGCCGACCGAAGTCGGCTAGCGTCAGGTGATGACGAGAAGTCCGCCCGATCTCGGCTCGTGCGTGCGATCGAGAAGGCGCGTCCCTCGGAAGCTGGTGCCACAAAGAGCGACTGACGCGACGGGTTTCCGTTAGTCCTTACATTCAGCGGCGTTTGTGCATGGACCCTGCCCCCCGGGTCGCCATTAGCAACAACACCCCTAACATGACCAGGCCCTCTGTCGAAACCGATGGCACCGGCGTCGCTGGCGCATTGAACGAGAGCAGAACATCGCCGCCGGGACTTCCATTCCCCGTCGGTAGTTCTCCCTCTTCCCACCAACCGCTCGCAACGCGATCCCCATCGAGGTTTTTTCCGTTGGCGGTAACGTCGTCCGAGAATACCGTCAAAACGTACTGATCTGGGGGTAGATCGAGGATCGTAACGATCGCGACATGGCTCCCAGCGTCGTAGCTCACCGAAGCCGGAGCGATGGTTCCTATCCCAACACCACTGAGCTGGAGGTCGGCGGCGTCGAAGCTTCCCACGTCCTCAGAAAACGTAAGCGCAATCTGCAGGTCATTTTCGGGGGTCGGAAAAAACGCGATGTCCGCCGATACCAAGACCGGGGGTGACTCGACGGCTGTTGCAACTTTGGCCCGAGAGTCCCACAACACCCAGTTCCGATCCGACACCCCGCCCTCTTCGTCGAACTCAACATCCAGGATCGGACCATCGACGGGAATCACGAAAAATTCCTCCCAGTCATCATTCCAGACGGTGAAAACAGAGGTGCCGGACCCCGTGGTCACGCGAATATCGATCGGCATGGTAAACAGATCCCAGCCATCGCCGTCTTGCGTCTGCCAGATCGCGAGTTTCAGATAATCCTGTCCCCCGATATTGTCGGCCGAGTAATTCCACTCGTAGTCCGGGCTTCCCGGATTCATCACCCATTGATCGATAAACCAGCTGATGTCCTCCCCCACACTGGCCGAAATCGTGGCAGCGAACTCCGCCGTGGTCGCCGAATCCGCACCGTAAGTCGC
It contains:
- a CDS encoding OmpA family protein, coding for MLRVLVILSSLILADTVSVSIAIEGPIGRGLTVSAVADETGPVEEVVNDEGIAVLALPPDADMMLLIDGREAGVIRTPPAGYRASIPLRWPPTFTLRIQTALPDVSAAAPGRADREPPHSFLIVPLEARSEPREVKPSEDGAILIDWLLPGDRFDLMYRGASQTPDAWLWYAGPFEVEANAVETLRFRDDGRIRLRNVEFETGSARFAADSAQESDRVLELLAGQLSGYLAAHPELVLDIEGHTDDVGSAERNLKLSQKRADAVRRRLVYHGLEGDRIVAAGHGETTPLVENDSNEGRAINRRVELSLLKRESSIPAVSR